The nucleotide sequence cactgacttcagggaaaGCAACATCAGGCCAGCACAGAGCACTTCAGATCATCCCCACCCTAAATTGTCTTCCCTGTCCCCCACCCAGCTGCCAAACCTCCTACTCCCCCTGTCCCACCAGCGACTCCTGCAGTGAAGCTCTCAGTTGTCTCTTTCATATTCAATTTTAAAAGCTGGCACCAACTGCCACAGAACTTTCATCCTTCTGCACAAACCCCCAAGGGCTTCAGAGGGCTTTGCTGCATAATTTAGGGGGCCGGCTTGCCACAGGGATCTGCCTGTCTGATCACAGTGcgagggagggggtgtgtgtgtctctcataTATCTCAGTGCAGGTAAACACAGTGTCTTACAAAAAACTCTCTGGACACTTCCATACTTCTAATGctagggagaaaaaaattctgGCCCACAGAGGAGCTCAAATAATAACATGAGTATTAAAGTGAGCAGCACTCACCATTTCCAATACTGAGAGCTGATTGTAATTCTGTGCTGCCATCGTTTAGCCAGCAGTACGATATCTCTCCTGCACCCTCTGGGCTTACGAACCCCCTAGTCTTTCCCTCTGCAGCCACTGGGGGTTTGTGCAGAGGGATGAAAGTTCTGTGGTAGTTCGGTGCCAGCTTTTAAAATTGAATATGAAAGTGACCCCTGGGTTACCAACAATTGAGAGCTTCACTGCAGGAGTcgctggtggggcagggggagtagGGTGAAGAAAGAGGTCCTTTCTTCCCACCTAACTCTAATAGATTCAGCTCCTTGAACCAAACAGCTCAGTCTATGATGGACATACAATgttactgtttttaatttttgcataGCTGGTCAGCTCCCCTGCCTGGGGAAGTGTCCTAGCTCATATTAATGTAGCAATCTTAACCTTGAGCCTGGGTAAAGCCCCTTAGGTGTTGCTCTGTATAGGGGAGAAGTTCTTGGATGCAGGTTGAATAAGCTGTCTGGCTCACCCTGATGTTCCATGGGAGATATGGACATCACCCAGTAATACTCAGTAAGGGATTGTGCTAGGTGAGGAATGTAAAATGGCTTAGCGACTTGGTTCTAAAGGTTCTTGCCCCCTGTTCTCTGCTCCCCTAGGATCTCGTGGACTGGTACAAACCATTGCTCTGGCAGGTGGGCCATTTGGGGGAGAAATATGATGAGTGGGTGCATCAGCCTGTGGACCGGCCAATTCGCTTGTTCCACTCGGATTTCATAGAGTCCCTCTCTAAAACAGCATGGTAAGTGTCGCCTGAGGGAGGCTTGCAGCAGGTCTGGCCTTGTCTGACCCTCCCCCAGGGCTTGTGCTTCTTGGCACCTCCAAGACCAGAATCTCAATACAGACGTTCATTGTGCGACCAtgtccccagggaaaggggagggaagcTGGGCCTGTTGGATACACAGGGAGCTCCTGGGGTCCGACAGGGAAAGCCAGCTCAGTGCGGTGACTCCACAATGGGCCGAGCTCAGATAATAAGACACATCCCATCTGGGAGCTTCTTGGAGCATCCAGGTGTTGCTGGAGCCCTCGCGCTCTCTACTCTGTCACCTACTATCCTCCAGTCAATATTGTGTCCAGTGACCATGGTGAGACTTGCTCCCGCATCCCTCAGTGCCCCTCAGGAGATGAAGCGAAggggagcagctgcagagcaATGAGAAGTGCTTCCTCCACAGCATTCTTAGGATGGGAAGCAAGAGGCGTGGACACTGAGCCTGAGTCTCTGCTGTAGTTGTGCACAGCCCAAGCCACTGGGCTGACTCCCCTGCAAAGCAGCCTCTGGTACCAGGGCCTGCTCCTTTAGGATGTAGGATGGCTGCCACCTAAAGCTCTTCTCCCAAATAGTTTGAATtgggtctcctcctccctctctctgttgaGCCTGAGCAGGAGGTGAGGGCCTATGAAGTATAGAACAGCTAGAACGCTGGTTTTGGGGCCACTGATACAGCTGCCCAAATATCCCCCGAAGTACGTGCCCTGTTTGGAATAGCTAAGGGCTAGTCTGCACTAGATACATCACAGTGgcccagctgcactgatgcagtgcATCTGGGGAGGATGCTcgatgctgatgggagagagctctcctgctggcacaaGAACTCCACTCCcaggagaggcagtagctacgtctgcaggagaagctctcctgccgacatagcactaTCCACACTGGCGCTTAGTTCAGTGTAAATTACGTTACTCAGGGGTGCGGCTTGTTCCCATTCCTGAGTGACATACATTCTACCAATACCAGTGGTAGTGTGCACAAGCCCTAAGTTTGCCATAGAGCATGGAGAAGGCTTGTGAATTTGCTCAAACGAATTCCTCTCTTCCACCCTCTAGGTACATCGTTATCATGGTGTGGATCCCCGTGGTGCTGTATCTCAGCTGGTTCTGCTACACATCTCTTGCGCAGGGAACTACCAGACTCTTCTCGTCATTCACAACAGGTACTCCACTCCAGCGCGGTTCCACCTGTCCCTGTCTAATCCGGGTCCCTTAAGCCCCGGAAAGGCGATTGCACTCACCTGCATCCTAGCAGTCCTGCTTTCCTGATGGGAGTCACTAGCATGTACTTTGGCGCAAGCTATCCCACTAGCGTGAAGGGGTCAAATCTGTGCGTGTGCAGCgccatggggatggggggctggctggctggcttgctTTCCACCACCCCACCACACTGGTGCATGTTTGAAGCTACAATTAGTTGCATGGAACAGTAGCAAATTAACCCTTTTTGTCAAGTACAGCTTTTGAAATAACATCCGATCTCCTTGAAACCCAGTCACAGCCATGGTTGCCTGCATCCATCCCACGCTCTGGGCTAAGTGTTACAGCTGGTGAGCAGCACCAGATCACTGGCTTGCTGCAGAAGTCCGGTTGCTGGGGGCTGTGGTCTGGGGCAGCTGTAATCCATCCATCACGGTGGTGCTTTTGGGCAAGGCCTATAAGAGGAAGAAAATATTGTACCAGTCCAGTGACTTGTGCCAAGTGTGCAACGCTTCTCTGTCGTCTGTCCAGCCCCCAAAGCTTCCTACCGAGCGCAAGCCCATGGGCTGCAGGAGATTCGGCTCCTGTGGTGCTTCACTCCAGACACACCCGGCAGGCCTGCATTATCCAGCTCCCTGTGGCCGGATCCTGAGCAAAGATGCAAGCCATTTCCTCTTTGGCCCACTTTACTAGAACACCTTGTCTAGCCCTTCCGGGTGCCTCTACACAGTAGGGGGGAGATGTAATTCCAGGTTGGGGAAACACTCACGCGCTAACTCTGCTGGAGCTACCATGCTGAAAATAGCAGCAGGCACCCAAGTAGAGTCCCGTCAGACCCTGTAAATAGTGgcgtctctgtaacttgaagtcttggttatttttagtaaaagtcacagacagatcaCGGGTAATATGCAAAAGTTCACAGAGCCCATGACTGTCcatgactttactaaaaataactggggGACAAGGCTAGGTAGGGGGGAGGAATGGAGCCCCGTGGGGGGGACTGACAGGccaagcctcccccccaccacaccatAGCAAGGGGCACAGCCCCAGTTCCAGCAGGGGacgcagccgggggggggggaacagccactgctctggagctggctgcagctgcaggaTGGGTGCACggctccagctgcagcccccaccaAGCCCAGGATGGTGTGGGGCTGCAGCTCCTGGCGGAAGCCGCgggactggggctgcagggtcctGGTTCTAGCCAACCCCAGTTGCAGGGCATGGGTGTgcgcctccacctcctgaagtcCTAGAAGTCCCAGAGGTCCGGttaagtcacagaatccatgactgccGTGATCGCCATgattaaatcatagccttattcCTAGTAGGAACTGGAGACAAGCTCCTGGGAGGAGTTTGCAACAATTCCAGCGTGGACACTGTCTAGTTATCTTTACAAGGAAAAAGGCAAGAAATTCAGCTGcataaaagctgagattccacTTTTTTGGGGTCCCCCAAATCAAGGGGACCCACAACTATGGCGCTTTGGGGGCTGCAGAGACCATCTCCAGTGGCCTTTAACCTGCTGTGGGGCATGCTGCTCGCAACTCATCCCTGCCCACTTCTGCAGCTGAATAGAAGCAAAAGAAACAGCCAGCGCTGTAAGTCTGCAGCCCTGCTCGGTTGTTCGACAAGCCCATCCCTCAGTGCTGCTGGTGCTGGACAAGCCTCGCACAGTGTGTGGCTTGTTTGTGTGAAATCCCCCACTGGCCACCCTCCTGCCAGCAACAATTGCAGCTAGACCATGTTGACGTCTTTGTTTCCAATGTGCTGTTTTCCTCCCTGAGCTGCATTCCTTTGGAGATACTACTTGGTACCAGCGTGGGCTGTGGCCAGGGGTGGGTGAACAGCAGGGGGAGGCTGGAGGGggcgctcctcctcctccttttggcAGGCTGACCTGGTGTCATGTGGCCATGCCCCACCAGAGCCTGCCGTGGTGGCACGGGTACAACTCAGTGAGCTGGAGGGGGTGCTGCATTTGGAGAAGATCATTGGCAAATGCTGTTAGCTGGGGTCTTAAAGGGACCCCTTCAGCTTGGAATCGaggggggtttggggttttttttgttttttttaaaagctagtcAAAAGTAGCTTGAAGTGCTGCCCCTGTGCCCCACCTCCAGCCGGCCTTTGTGCCTTTGTTATGAACAATCGCGTTTATGGCAGCAGTGCCCAAGGGCCAGCTAAGAACAGGCCctcactgtgccaggtgctgtacaaacacagtagcagacagtctctgccctgcagtGCTTACAGCCGAAATAGACCAGGCAAATGCAGGTGAGGGAAGGGCTAGAACACATGAGCAGGGTGAACAGTGCGATGGCAGCCTAGAGCAGGGTAATTCCATAATTGTTGTTATTTTAGGGGCTgggggatcagctaaatggaaagagcAGGGACAGGGCAAGAGCCAGAGCCTGAGAAGGGCAGATGTGAAATGAAGCTGTAGTGAAAAGACCATGAGGCAGGGAACAGCTTGGCGCAAACAGCCAGTGACGCAGGGCTCAGGAAGTCCAGTCAAACCTGTAGCTAGATCTCCGCCTGTCGAGAGGATCCAAGTGCCCTGCATTAGGAGCCAGccaggaggggcagcagcagctcttgccaaggctttgtGACGCGAAGCAGACTTCCTCATGTGTGTCTGTTGGTGCCCCCCGCCCGCTGCAGTGTTCGCTCTGCTGTGCTCTCAGCTGGGTTAGGGAGAGCACCGCTACGCATTCGCAGAGTCACCTGGGCAACCGATTTGTTCTGGGTTGAGGctttctccccttcttccccccccctcgcccccaaaGCTAATTGTGAGTCTTCTGTGCCGTTGGCTGAGGTCTGATCTGTGACAGGTCGTCCGTCACAAGAGGAGGGGCTTGTCTCACGCCCATTTTAAAGATCTGAAGTGTCAGACCAGTAGTAGTCGGATTCCTGGCCTCAGCTGGTAGCAAGTTGAACAGTCTGTGTCGGTGGGCGGGGGTTACCTTGTTCCTTTTTCAGTAAGAACTGCTGTCTGCAGGAAGCATCCCCTAGGGaacggggctggggggcaccGTGGGGGCATACTCCAGGCTGAGACTGAGGGCTGCGTGTGTCACTAGAAGTACGAACTACAGCAGCATTCAGTGGGGAAGTGGGTAGGTACCACATGGCCCGAGTGCTAGGGACTCTCACTATAATCCAGTGAACATCCCCCCGCACACACAGCCCAAGGAGCTAGCTTTGCTTCTGCAGAGTAAATGACTGGGAATCATACAAAGATGCGTGTTTGAGCCACACCATGGGAAAACAGCCCTCCCATTGATGTGCTCTGCCTAGCTCCCGGCGTCCTGATAGAGGCAGATCTGTCTATGGAACAATGGGAAAGCGCTCCAGCCTGGCAGCAGCCTCCATGCCACCTTCCCCTTCAATGCCCAGAGAAGATGATGGCAGAAGCATCAGCTGCTCAATTAAAATTCTGGCTTGGGGGTAGGGGGTTCAGTCTGAGCTGGGAGACTCCATGGTACAGATGGTGGTTCTGCTGCTGGAAGCAGATTGAGAGGGGCTCTGGCCCTTTCTAATGCGAGGGGTATCAGGAAGTAAGAGGGGGTGAAGGAGCCAGAGGGTGCAATGGGCAGGGCGCAGGGGGTGCGAGGGAAGAGATGGGATGTGCTGGCAGAGtctggagagaggaggagatgCAGAAGGAATGGAGATCACTGAAAGCATCTGAGCCCCGGGGACAGGGCGGGTGGACATGGTCAGTGCTGCtcaaggggaggaggagaatctTGACCACAGCATTTGGAGGGTGGAGAACTGAGAAACCAGAGGTGTTTGCAGTGGCCAAGTCAAGAAATGACCCATGGCCATGAAGCAGGCTTTAGCAGTAAGGCTAGCTTATTGCCGGAACagagcctggctggcaggggagaggagaggagactcCTGGCTCTCCAAGAGGGTCTGGATGGATATGTCTGAAGCTGCTAAAGGGGAAATACAATAAATCTGGGAAGTACAAAGTAAATGTGACGTGATCCCCTATCTTGCTTGCTAGCAGTGGTAGTGATGCATGGTTGCTGATAGCTGCATGTCTCCTTGTCATGTAGAGTATTCCATCCCTGTGCACAAGTACTTCTTCCCATTCATCTTCGTGCTGGGAATGTGTCTGTGGTCCTTAGTAGAGTATCTCATCCATCGGTTTCTCTTCCACATGAAGCCTCCTGCTAGTAACTATTATCTCATCACACTGCATTTCTTGTTGCACGGCCAGCATCACAAGGTGAGTAGTGCTCACCCCTGCTTGCAATGTAGGGAGTGGCACAACGGATCTCTGGAGATAACAGGCTCGGGCATGGGAATTGTAGAGCCTAGTCATGCATGTCAGTGACTCGTGTCCTCTCTCTGCTTAGAAAAGGAGCACCGCCCAGTGCTATTACACTTGCCCAGAGCAACGGTTTTGCCACGAAAGCTAAAATTCAAGGTCTGACTGACATTGCGGAGCCGTGCTTAGACACGCACAGGGCCAGCTCCAGTGGCAACCTGCCAGTCTCTTGGCACGTGGCATTTCAAGCCATATGCAGCAGGACTCCAGATGTAGGGGCGTTTGCCTGGAGTTTCTCAATGGTGACTGGAAACGCTTTGGCACCTGTGAAGCCTGCAGACGCAGGGTTGTTTCTCAATGACTCAAAGCAGGGTGAGGCACCATGTCCCTTCTAAGACAGTAGATGCTTTAGCCCTAGTGATGGGGAAATGCGGAAGCCTTGAGTCTTGTTGGATAACTAGAAGTTGGGCGAGTTGATTTGTGATTTAATATCCCAAATCCATGAATGCAGTGCCAGCTCCTTGGCTGGTGGAAATCAACGTCACTCGATTGAACTCCAAGGAGCCATGCCAGTCTGCACCAGGTAGGGGTCTGACCAAGTTGAGACTTAGATGGTTAAAAGTAGCTTTTAACAAACTTACCCTTCTGTGGGCACCTGAGCTGCCTTGGCAACCTCTAGCTTTGTTAGTGTTGGGAATGGTGGCAGAGTAGCTTTAGAAGAGGCCACTGCTGCAGCTAGAAGAACCCTAACCCCCTGAAAGGCGGAGGGGCCAAGATCCAAATCAGCTTCCCCTGGGAGCTGGCCAGCGTAGCCAATCTACCACCCCTGCACCTGCAACAGGCGCTAGTAGACGCTTCTGACGCTGCTCGGAAGCTCCCTCATGATGCCTTAAACACAGCTCCTTTGACCGGTGAGGGGCTCCACCGTAGCTGGTTGTAGACCACAGGAGCAGAGGCAGATGTGTTTGTAGCTTCTGATCTGATGCTAATTGTTCATATTGCCCCCCCTCTCTCTGGGTCACTTGAACCAGGAGAGTATCCCACCTGGATTCCTTAAACGCGCTAGGAACTCACCCTGCCCATTGTGCTCCTCTGCTTACAGTCTCCATTCGACAGCTCCCGTCTGGTCTTCCCTCCCGTGCCTGCATCGCTGGTGATTGGCTTTTTCTACACTCTCTTGCGCCTGCTCCTGCCTGAAGCAGTTGGCATTTCCATGTTCGTTGGCGGGCTGTTTGGTTACGTCGTCTACGACATGACTCATTACTACCTGCACTATGGCTCGCCAAAGAAAGGCACCTACCTGTATGGACTGAAGGCTTATCATGTGAAGCACCACTTCGAACACCAAAAATCAGGTAcctgcccctttcccctccttcccgctgtGCCTCGGAACAGACACGCGGCCAGCGAACACCACTGACCCCCGGGGAGCCTGAGACCACAAAGCTGAGCCAAGGTCAGACTGTGCTCGTTAGGTCTGCATCATCCATGCCTTGGGGCTGGGGATGGCGTGTCTCTGAACCATTGTTCATCTCCCAACCCCCCCCAGTCTTTACTCTTCTCCCTTGAGTCAACTGGAGCTCCACGCCTGTGTGCGTAAACCTCCTGGAGACTTAAAACTGGCCCCATGCTTTTAATCACAGGGGCCTAACTTTCAGTACCCAAAGCCACATTTAGGCAAAGAAAAACGTGGCCTGATCCTCACAAATTCTGAGCCCTGGCAGCCCCTACTGGGGTCAAGAAAAGCTGCAAGTTCTCAGCAACCACTTATTGTGGTGCCTAAATGTGGCCGTGGGTACCTGAAGTTAGGCACATCTGATTAAAAGCATGGGCCCCGTTTTGAGTTTCCAGGAGATTTACACATGCAGCGGAGAAGTTGAATCGGACTCAGTGGAGGCGTTCCAGACTGGTGGTTATGGCACAGACACATATACCACACCCCAACCTGGGTTTGCAAATGGTGGTGGTACGTTCTCTTGTCAGTCCGTTTTCCTCCAGTTACTGTCTGACGTGTGAAGAAAACATGGGatgctttttccccctcttgaTTCACGTTAATCAGGGCTGAAATCAAGCTCAGGAAATTCCAGTGCATATGGCTGACTCCACtgagccttaactctgccccatgtGTATGTGCCTTGAAATAGTCTTAATACTGCACAGTATATGAGCACATGGTTAAAAATTAAGACAAGTTGTGTACTTGAGTCGTAAAACTTACTTTGATTTATTAAATGTGCAGTTTTAATACTCTACAATTACATACAAACATAtataaaaaattaatttgaatcAGTTGCAAACAGATGCTTCCTAGTCTACCAAGAATCCTATTTCAGAGCTTTTTACATTTGAAACAAGCCTTAGCTACTCCCTTGTGTGTGCAGACATAGGTAACAGGGCCTGTGCACAGATGCACACGTGTACCTGAAGTTGTAGAAAGTTTCCTTGTTACCAGAGCCCTAGTATGCGAGGTGAAGTTGAGCTTGTGTGATTCTATTGGTGTAAGAGGGCGGAGTTAAAGTGGTGCATTCAGCCGTGACTTCTGCACTTGGGAGGATTTTAAGCCTGTAAATGAAGCTATGGTCATGTAGAGGCTGGGTGGATTTCAATAATGTTCCTCTTTGTTAGAAATTAAGCCATCTAGTCAGCTGCAGCTCTGCAAGGGCTTGACAGGTATGTGGATGGGAAAATCTAGGTGCTGAGAAGTGTGTCCAAAGGTTTTAAGAAGTAGGTGCTGCTTTCTGAATTGGCACTAAAATGCAGCAGTGCTAAGGGCACTCTCCCACTGGGCTTGTAGCCTTTCTGATGGGGTATAATGCAAGTCCTGACTGCTTCTGGTAATTAAAGCGCCTGTTTAAATGTTAGGCAGGGGTCAGGGTGTTGGCCCCAACGACCAGTGAAAATAGCCCTTTGGGTGACTAGTCTGTCATGCTAAATTTCCACCTGTAACTTCGCTTGGGTTTTTGTAGAGTTCACTTCCTGCTAAACTGCTGTGTGAATCAGCTGCTGCACTCTTccgcagaggtggctgcatttcagtggtgggagaAGGACTCAATCCTCTAACAAATTTTTGTTAAAGCTCTGAGGTTACGTCTCCTCTGAGCACCCTTTATAGGGATGTGTCGAGTACATACACTGCATGCCCCACTCGTCCACGAACAAAGAGCAATGTAGatgctgccggagcctttcctcgctgcctcccccatgccaaaGCCTTTCACTGACCCATGTAGCTACACGCCGCAGTGACAAACAAGATGC is from Caretta caretta isolate rCarCar2 chromosome 12, rCarCar1.hap1, whole genome shotgun sequence and encodes:
- the FA2H gene encoding fatty acid 2-hydroxylase isoform X2 — protein: MKRSKNGSLKFQAFNTTSVPLLHNETTLCHNIGASLLETEKPVNSTARTMNHRMDPRCKTVDPDKDLVDWYKPLLWQVGHLGEKYDEWVHQPVDRPIRLFHSDFIESLSKTAWYIVIMVWIPVVLYLSWFCYTSLAQGTTRLFSSFTTEYSIPVHKYFFPFIFVLGMCLWSLVEYLIHRFLFHMKPPASNYYLITLHFLLHGQHHKSPFDSSRLVFPPVPASLVIGFFYTLLRLLLPEAVGISMFVGGLFGYVVYDMTHYYLHYGSPKKGTYLYGLKAYHVKHHFEHQKSGFGITSKFWDRPFKTLIPEETFEEED
- the FA2H gene encoding fatty acid 2-hydroxylase isoform X1 gives rise to the protein MAPPPRAYSPAELRQRCAQGACLVLRGRRLYDLSGFVRLHPGGEQLLRERAGGDVSAALEGPPHRHSRNARRWLEQYYLGELRPAPAPQSLLETEKPVNSTARTMNHRMDPRCKTVDPDKDLVDWYKPLLWQVGHLGEKYDEWVHQPVDRPIRLFHSDFIESLSKTAWYIVIMVWIPVVLYLSWFCYTSLAQGTTRLFSSFTTEYSIPVHKYFFPFIFVLGMCLWSLVEYLIHRFLFHMKPPASNYYLITLHFLLHGQHHKSPFDSSRLVFPPVPASLVIGFFYTLLRLLLPEAVGISMFVGGLFGYVVYDMTHYYLHYGSPKKGTYLYGLKAYHVKHHFEHQKSGFGITSKFWDRPFKTLIPEETFEEED